From one Cyanobacterium stanieri PCC 7202 genomic stretch:
- a CDS encoding adenine phosphoribosyltransferase (PFAM: Phosphoribosyl transferase domain~TIGRFAM: adenine phosphoribosyltransferase~COGs: COG0503 Adenine/guanine phosphoribosyltransferase and related PRPP-binding protein~InterPro IPR000836:IPR005764~KEGG: npu:Npun_R0884 adenine phosphoribosyltransferase~PFAM: phosphoribosyltransferase~SPTR: Adenine phosphoribosyltransferase;~TIGRFAM: adenine phosphoribosyltransferase), whose protein sequence is MDLKALIRDIPDFPKPGIMFRDITTLLRDSQGLTHVIDRLTHQCHSLDHKPDYIVGIESRGFIFAPALAYQLGAGFIPVRKKGKLPAQVHSIEYDLEYGTDTLEVHQDAVQEGARVMIVDDVIATGGTAKATSELLTRIGCDVVSFGFVVELRGLNGRSLLPDVPMVTLVEYD, encoded by the coding sequence ATGGATTTAAAAGCACTGATTAGAGATATACCTGATTTTCCCAAACCGGGTATTATGTTCCGAGATATTACCACCCTATTGAGAGATTCCCAAGGATTAACCCATGTTATTGATCGATTAACTCATCAGTGCCACAGCCTTGATCATAAACCCGATTATATTGTGGGCATTGAGTCTCGAGGGTTTATTTTTGCCCCTGCTTTGGCATATCAGTTGGGGGCAGGTTTTATTCCTGTACGCAAAAAGGGAAAATTACCTGCTCAGGTGCATTCCATCGAGTATGACCTAGAATATGGTACTGATACCCTAGAGGTGCATCAGGATGCAGTACAAGAGGGTGCTAGGGTGATGATTGTTGATGATGTCATTGCCACGGGAGGCACCGCCAAGGCAACGTCAGAATTATTAACTCGTATTGGTTGTGATGTGGTCAGTTTTGGTTTTGTGGTGGAGTTGAGGGGCTTAAATGGTCGTAGTCTTTTGCCCGATGTACCTATGGTTACTTTGGTTGAGTATGATTAA
- a CDS encoding membrane protease FtsH catalytic subunit (PFAM: FtsH Extracellular; Peptidase family M41; ATPase family associated with various cellular activities (AAA)~TIGRFAM: ATP-dependent metalloprotease FtsH~COGs: COG0465 ATP-dependent Zn protease~InterProIPR003960:IPR003959:IPR000642:IPR005936:IPR 003593~KEGG: syp:SYNPCC7002_A0349 ATP-dependent metalloprotease FtsH~PFAM: peptidase M41; AAA ATPase central domain protein~PRIAM: Microtubule-severing ATPase~SMART: AAA ATPase~SPTR: ATP-dependent metalloprotease, FtsH family;~TIGRFAM: ATP-dependent metalloprotease FtsH), translated as MKTPWRTILLWAIPFLVVGFFLWQGSFAPNNMSDTGNTASTRMTYGRFLEYIDKGRVSSVDLYEGGRTAIVEAIDPELRQVQRLRVDLPGSSPELISKLRESGITFDSHPLRNEGAIWGILGNLVFPVLLIASLFFLFRRSSNMPGGPGQAMNFGKSKARFQMDAKTGIKFDDVAGIDEAKEELQEVVTFLKQPEKFTAVGARIPKGVLLVGPPGTGKTLLAKAIAGEAGVPFFSISGSEFVEMFVGVGASRVRDLFKKAKENAPCLIFIDEIDAVGRQRGAGIGGGNDEREQTLNQLLTEMDGFEGNTGIIVIAATNRADVLDSALMRPGRFDRQVMVDPPDFKGRLGVLDVHARNKKLSSEVSIEAIARRTPGFSGADLANLLNEAAILTARRRKPEITMSEIDDAVDRVIAGMEGTPLVDSKSKRLIAYHEVGHAIVGTLLKDHDPVQKVTLIPRGQAQGLTWFTPNEEQGLTTKAQLMARIAGAMGGRAAEEEIFGDDEVTTGAGGDLQQVTGMARQMVTRFGMSDMGPLSLEGQGGEVFLGGGFMNRAEYSEESASRIDDQIRMIAEHGHKLARQIVRDNREVIDRLVDLLIERETIDGEEFRQIVAEYTEVPEKEQFIPQL; from the coding sequence ATGAAAACACCTTGGCGAACTATACTATTGTGGGCGATTCCCTTCCTCGTGGTGGGTTTCTTCCTCTGGCAAGGCAGTTTTGCTCCTAATAATATGAGCGATACTGGTAATACTGCTAGTACCCGCATGACCTATGGTAGATTTTTAGAATACATTGATAAAGGCAGAGTTAGCAGTGTTGATTTATACGAAGGTGGACGCACTGCTATCGTTGAAGCCATCGATCCTGAATTACGTCAGGTTCAAAGATTAAGAGTGGATTTACCCGGCTCTTCCCCCGAGTTAATTAGCAAACTCAGAGAATCTGGCATTACTTTTGATTCCCACCCCCTCCGCAACGAGGGCGCTATTTGGGGCATTTTGGGTAACTTAGTATTCCCCGTATTATTAATCGCTTCCTTATTTTTCCTTTTCCGTCGCTCCAGCAATATGCCAGGCGGCCCTGGACAGGCGATGAATTTTGGTAAATCAAAAGCCCGTTTCCAAATGGATGCCAAAACTGGAATCAAGTTTGATGATGTGGCTGGTATTGATGAAGCTAAAGAAGAATTACAAGAAGTTGTAACCTTCCTTAAACAGCCTGAAAAATTCACCGCTGTGGGCGCTCGTATTCCTAAAGGGGTGTTACTTGTAGGGCCTCCGGGGACTGGTAAAACCTTGTTGGCAAAGGCCATCGCCGGGGAGGCAGGAGTTCCTTTCTTCAGCATTTCTGGTTCTGAATTTGTAGAAATGTTTGTGGGTGTGGGTGCTTCCCGTGTTCGTGATTTGTTCAAAAAAGCGAAGGAAAATGCTCCTTGTTTAATCTTCATCGATGAGATTGACGCTGTGGGCCGTCAACGTGGTGCTGGTATCGGTGGCGGTAACGATGAAAGGGAACAAACCTTAAACCAACTCCTCACCGAAATGGATGGTTTTGAGGGTAACACTGGTATTATCGTTATTGCGGCTACCAACAGAGCCGATGTGCTCGATTCTGCTTTGATGCGTCCCGGTCGTTTTGACCGTCAGGTAATGGTAGATCCCCCCGATTTCAAAGGTCGTCTAGGGGTGTTAGATGTCCATGCCCGTAACAAAAAATTGTCCTCTGAGGTTTCCATAGAGGCGATCGCCCGTCGTACCCCCGGATTTAGCGGTGCAGATCTCGCCAACCTCCTCAACGAAGCGGCCATTTTAACCGCCCGTCGTCGTAAACCCGAAATCACCATGAGTGAAATCGATGATGCGGTGGATCGTGTCATCGCAGGGATGGAAGGTACTCCCCTTGTAGATAGTAAAAGTAAACGCTTGATCGCTTATCATGAAGTGGGTCATGCCATCGTCGGTACCCTCTTAAAAGATCATGATCCTGTCCAAAAAGTAACCCTTATCCCCCGTGGACAAGCCCAAGGTTTGACCTGGTTTACCCCCAACGAAGAACAAGGCTTAACCACCAAAGCCCAACTCATGGCAAGAATTGCTGGAGCTATGGGTGGACGTGCCGCCGAAGAAGAAATATTCGGTGATGATGAAGTAACCACAGGTGCAGGGGGAGACTTGCAACAGGTTACAGGGATGGCTCGTCAGATGGTTACTCGTTTTGGTATGAGTGATATGGGTCCTCTATCCCTCGAAGGGCAAGGAGGAGAAGTATTCCTCGGCGGTGGTTTCATGAACCGTGCTGAGTATTCCGAAGAAAGTGCTTCTCGCATTGATGATCAAATTCGGATGATTGCTGAACATGGTCACAAACTGGCTCGTCAAATCGTCAGAGATAACCGTGAAGTAATCGATCGCCTCGTGGATCTTTTAATCGAAAGAGAAACCATTGACGGTGAAGAATTCCGTCAGATTGTGGCTGAATACACCGAAGTTCCCGAAAAAGAACAGTTTATTCCTCAACTATAA
- a CDS encoding FHA modulated glycosyl transferase/transpeptidase (PFAM: Penicillin binding protein transpeptidase domain; Transglycosylase; FHA domain~COGs: COG0744 Membrane carboxypeptidase (penicillin-binding protein)~InterPro IPR000253:IPR001264:IPR001460~KEGG: cyc:PCC7424_3011 FHA modulated glycosyl transferase/transpeptidase~PFAM: glycosyl transferase family 51; Forkhead-associated protein; penicillin-binding protein transpeptidase~PRIAM: Peptidoglycan glycosyltransferase~SMART: Forkhead-associated protein~SPTR: FHA modulated glycosyl transferase/transpeptidase) — MGKKPASPPTIDKMVTGVLQTIQAQFNLPRLKKDVAVPKIKLKNGSSGRVHEYPLLGERYIIGRNKNSCDIILPNPIISQIHCAVEKDKKTNRFRVRDLQSTNGIYFGKKRYQSVTLRHNDRVTLGPPELEDVIELYFDKPPSKLLLILRYALFGSTGVLLLICAIVVIAWSRYTVYPMPQGNTGATVVYGEDGVTPLAPRISSPHRELDRLSDFSPYLRQALIASEDTRYYWHFGVDPLGVVRAVLINRGDSGIRQGASTLTQQLARSLYPEVGRENTLGRKVREMIVATKLEAVYSKDEIMRAYLNRVYLGINLYGFEDAARFYFGKSARDVSIEEAAALVAILPAPNAYNPVQDYDTALGLRNRVINRMLSLRMISEDEASSARRSRIEITPEARETLSNIIAPYFYSYVFDEVRMLLGADLLQEGDFIIETGLNFNYQREAEGTLKDYINSHGSQYRFGQGAIATINSKTGEIVALVGGKDFQESQFNRATQAQRQAASTFKLFPYTAALEAGISPNKTYSCAALQWQGVQFRPCNNFSGPIDMYQGMALSENAVALRIAQDVGLQNVVATAKKMGINSPLNAVPGLALGQSEVNVLEMTGAYATIPNQGVWNRPHAIKVIRDGRDCENVDQPTTCREVYRFNQGGHESTSAITPQVAQTMHQMLQRVVTSGTGRSASLGRGEGGKTGTNSQGIDLWFIGYSPQDDLTTGVWLGNDDNSPTRGSSGQAALLWGNYMKKLL; from the coding sequence ATGGGTAAAAAACCTGCATCCCCCCCCACCATAGACAAAATGGTAACGGGAGTATTACAAACTATTCAAGCCCAATTTAATTTGCCTCGTCTCAAAAAAGATGTGGCAGTACCCAAAATAAAGCTCAAAAATGGCAGTAGTGGTAGAGTCCACGAATATCCACTTTTGGGGGAACGTTACATTATTGGTAGGAATAAAAATAGTTGTGATATTATTCTCCCTAATCCGATTATTAGTCAAATTCATTGTGCGGTTGAAAAGGATAAAAAAACTAATCGATTTAGGGTTAGGGATTTACAGTCAACCAATGGTATTTATTTTGGTAAAAAGCGTTATCAATCTGTGACTCTTCGGCACAATGATAGGGTAACTCTAGGCCCCCCTGAGTTAGAGGATGTAATTGAGTTATATTTTGATAAACCCCCTTCAAAGTTATTGTTAATTTTGCGTTATGCTCTTTTTGGTAGTACAGGGGTTTTGTTACTTATTTGTGCCATCGTTGTCATTGCTTGGTCAAGATATACTGTGTATCCCATGCCCCAAGGAAATACGGGGGCTACGGTGGTATATGGAGAGGATGGTGTAACGCCCCTTGCACCTCGCATTTCTTCTCCCCATCGGGAGTTGGATAGATTAAGTGATTTTTCTCCTTATCTTAGACAGGCATTGATTGCTTCGGAAGATACTCGCTATTATTGGCATTTTGGGGTTGATCCTTTGGGGGTAGTTAGGGCTGTGTTGATAAATCGGGGGGATAGTGGCATCAGACAGGGTGCTAGTACCCTTACTCAACAGTTGGCACGTAGTTTATATCCTGAAGTGGGTAGAGAAAATACTTTGGGGCGTAAGGTGCGAGAGATGATCGTGGCGACTAAGTTGGAGGCGGTTTATAGTAAGGATGAAATCATGAGGGCTTATCTCAATCGGGTATATTTGGGCATAAATCTTTATGGTTTTGAGGATGCGGCGAGGTTTTATTTTGGTAAGTCGGCTCGGGATGTTTCTATTGAGGAGGCGGCGGCTTTGGTGGCGATTTTACCTGCACCTAATGCTTATAATCCTGTCCAAGATTATGATACGGCGTTAGGTTTACGTAATCGTGTGATTAATCGTATGTTGTCTTTGCGCATGATTAGTGAGGATGAGGCGAGTAGTGCGAGAAGATCTCGCATTGAGATTACCCCTGAAGCACGGGAGACTTTATCGAATATTATTGCTCCTTATTTTTATAGTTATGTTTTTGATGAGGTGCGGATGCTTTTGGGGGCTGATTTGTTGCAGGAGGGGGATTTTATTATTGAGACGGGGTTAAATTTTAATTATCAACGGGAGGCCGAAGGTACTCTTAAGGATTATATCAATAGTCATGGTTCTCAGTATCGTTTTGGTCAAGGGGCGATCGCCACTATTAATAGTAAAACAGGAGAAATTGTGGCACTGGTGGGGGGAAAAGATTTCCAAGAGAGTCAATTTAATCGAGCAACCCAAGCCCAAAGACAGGCGGCATCTACTTTTAAACTATTTCCCTACACTGCAGCCCTAGAGGCAGGTATATCCCCTAATAAAACCTATTCCTGTGCCGCTTTACAATGGCAAGGGGTACAGTTTCGCCCTTGTAATAATTTTTCTGGCCCTATTGATATGTATCAAGGGATGGCATTGTCTGAAAATGCTGTGGCTTTGCGCATTGCCCAAGATGTGGGTTTGCAAAACGTGGTGGCAACAGCTAAAAAAATGGGCATCAATTCCCCCCTCAATGCAGTACCGGGATTGGCCCTTGGACAAAGTGAGGTGAATGTCTTGGAAATGACGGGGGCTTATGCAACTATTCCGAATCAAGGGGTATGGAATCGCCCCCATGCTATCAAGGTGATTCGGGATGGTAGGGATTGCGAAAATGTGGATCAACCGACCACCTGTAGGGAAGTATATCGTTTTAATCAAGGGGGTCATGAAAGTACCTCTGCCATAACTCCCCAAGTGGCTCAAACCATGCACCAGATGCTCCAAAGGGTGGTGACTTCAGGCACTGGGAGAAGTGCTAGTTTAGGGCGTGGAGAAGGGGGCAAAACAGGAACTAATTCCCAAGGTATTGATTTATGGTTTATTGGTTATAGTCCTCAAGATGATCTGACCACAGGGGTATGGTTGGGTAATGATGATAATTCCCCCACCAGAGGCAGTAGTGGACAGGCGGCTTTGTTGTGGGGTAATTATATGAAAAAGTTACTTTGA
- a CDS encoding phenylalanyl-tRNA synthetase, alpha subunit (PFAM: tRNA synthetases class II core domain (F); Aminoacyl tRNA synthetase class II, N-terminal domain~TIGRFAM: phenylalanyl-tRNA synthetase, alpha subunit~COGs: COG0016 Phenylalanyl-tRNA synthetase alpha subunit~InterPro IPR006195:IPR004188:IPR002319:IPR004529~KEGG: cyh:Cyan8802_2477 phenylalanyl-tRNA synthetase, alpha subunit~PFAM: phenylalanyl-tRNA synthetase class IIc; aminoacyl tRNA synthetase class II domain protein~SPTR: Phenylalanyl-tRNA synthetase, alpha subunit;~TIGRFAM: phenylalanyl-tRNA synthetase, alpha subunit) codes for MATEIEIQLQTLEQEAQSAIAHSDNLKKLEELRVAYLGKKGELSLILKGMGKLAPEMRPVIGAVANQIKEKIQDSLSQQQETLQKQQIQAQIASETIDVTMPGVSKPLGKSHPLQSTIDRVIDIFVGLGYTVAQGPQIESDYYNFEALNTPPEHPARDMQDTFYFGDGSLLRTHTSSVQIRYMEQNEPPIRIIAPGRVYRRDTVDATHSAVFHQIEVLAIGKNLTFTDLKGTIKEFLRQMFGDDLPTVFRASYFPFTEPSAEVDVQWQGKWLEVMGCGMVDPNVLKAVGYDPEEYSGFAAGLGVERFAMILHKIDDIRRLYNSDLRFLNQF; via the coding sequence ATGGCAACAGAAATCGAAATTCAATTACAAACCCTTGAACAAGAAGCCCAAAGTGCGATCGCCCATAGTGATAATTTAAAAAAACTAGAAGAATTAAGAGTCGCCTATCTTGGAAAAAAAGGAGAACTATCCCTAATCCTCAAAGGCATGGGTAAACTCGCCCCAGAAATGCGCCCTGTAATCGGTGCCGTTGCCAACCAAATCAAAGAAAAAATCCAAGATAGCCTCAGTCAACAACAAGAAACCTTACAAAAACAACAAATTCAGGCTCAAATTGCCTCTGAAACCATTGATGTTACTATGCCGGGGGTAAGTAAACCCCTCGGAAAATCTCACCCTCTGCAAAGTACCATTGACAGGGTAATTGATATATTTGTCGGCTTGGGTTATACCGTCGCCCAAGGCCCTCAAATTGAAAGCGACTACTACAATTTTGAAGCCCTCAATACCCCCCCCGAACATCCTGCCAGGGATATGCAAGATACCTTTTATTTCGGAGATGGTAGCCTTCTACGCACCCACACCTCCTCCGTACAAATTCGTTATATGGAACAAAACGAACCCCCCATTCGTATCATTGCCCCGGGGAGAGTGTATCGCCGTGATACCGTTGATGCTACCCACTCCGCCGTATTTCACCAAATCGAAGTTTTAGCCATTGGTAAAAATCTGACTTTCACAGACTTAAAAGGTACTATCAAAGAGTTTTTGAGACAGATGTTCGGGGATGACTTACCCACGGTTTTCCGAGCCAGTTATTTCCCTTTTACCGAACCATCCGCAGAGGTGGATGTGCAGTGGCAGGGTAAATGGTTAGAAGTGATGGGGTGTGGAATGGTTGACCCCAACGTTCTCAAAGCAGTAGGCTATGATCCAGAGGAATATAGTGGCTTCGCTGCGGGTTTGGGAGTAGAAAGATTTGCCATGATTCTCCATAAAATTGATGATATTCGTCGTTTATACAACAGCGATTTACGCTTCCTTAATCAATTCTAA
- a CDS encoding permease protein of ABC transporter (KEGG: ana:alr1620 permease protein of ABC transporter~SPTR: ABC-2 type transporter superfamily), which translates to MKIISNIIAIFQKELQGYFNSPLALTIASIFWLVSGIFFLFILFSEEGIIQNVALQEQLGNATPRDVPYEFIQVFFGIMGSITIFLLPMLSMGLYSEERKRGTIELLATSPIFNWVLALGKLLGVVVFYITMIIPILLYEAIAFSTSNPPIPPAVPLLAHIGLILLASAILSLGMFISSLTDSTIFSAIITFVLVIFISILDALTNNVQNPIGQFINQLSVLKSYEEFVQGIFSTSSLIIFFSYIILGLFLTAQSIETLRFTRK; encoded by the coding sequence ATGAAAATTATCAGTAATATAATTGCTATTTTTCAAAAGGAATTACAGGGCTACTTTAATTCTCCTTTGGCTCTGACCATTGCTAGTATTTTTTGGCTAGTATCAGGTATCTTTTTTCTGTTTATTCTCTTTAGTGAGGAGGGAATTATTCAAAATGTCGCTTTACAAGAACAATTAGGCAACGCAACCCCTAGGGATGTCCCTTACGAATTTATCCAAGTATTTTTTGGTATTATGGGTTCTATTACCATTTTTCTTTTACCGATGCTTTCCATGGGTTTATATTCCGAAGAAAGAAAGAGGGGAACCATTGAACTTTTAGCCACTTCACCCATTTTTAACTGGGTACTGGCTTTGGGTAAATTGTTGGGGGTAGTGGTATTTTACATCACCATGATTATACCTATTTTGTTGTATGAGGCGATCGCCTTTAGCACTTCAAATCCCCCCATTCCTCCTGCTGTACCTTTATTAGCCCATATTGGCTTAATCCTTCTTGCTAGTGCCATTTTATCATTAGGGATGTTTATTTCTTCCCTCACCGACAGCACAATATTCTCTGCAATTATTACCTTTGTATTGGTCATCTTTATTTCGATTTTGGACGCTTTAACTAATAATGTACAAAATCCAATCGGACAATTTATTAATCAATTATCAGTCTTAAAAAGTTATGAAGAATTTGTCCAAGGTATCTTTAGTACATCCAGTTTAATTATCTTTTTCAGCTACATTATTTTAGGCTTATTTTTAACAGCACAATCCATTGAAACATTACGTTTTACTAGAAAATAA
- a CDS encoding histidine triad (HIT) protein (PFAM: HIT domain~COGs: COG0537 Diadenosine tetraphosphate (Ap4A) hydrolase and other HIT family hydrolase~InterPro IPR001310:IPR019808:IPR013217~KEGG: npu:Npun_R5221 histidine triad (HIT) protein~PFAM: histidine triad (HIT) protein; Methyltransferase type 12~SPTR: Putative uncharacterized protein) → MDGQKENKYSHLTAIERKYLSFPARYLLNKKLLHGKVLDFGCGFGNDVRKLREKNIDITGYDPHYFPDYPQHKFDTIICFYVLNVLFPEDQEDVIMAIAHILKPSGKAYFAVRRDLKKEGYRTHYIHKKPTYQRIVNLTFESLYKDEFCEIYQYTPYNQIKRKKEYCIFCNPYPKLELITESNFSYAIKDGYPLTKGHSLIIPKIHCSNYFELPLEYQKNCWQMVNFVQKILTKVYSPDGFNIGFNVDKAGGQKVMHTHIHIIPRYQKDNQKINKGIRSII, encoded by the coding sequence ATGGATGGTCAAAAGGAAAATAAATATAGTCATTTAACTGCCATAGAAAGAAAATATTTATCATTTCCCGCTCGATATTTATTAAACAAAAAACTATTACATGGGAAAGTTTTAGACTTTGGTTGCGGTTTTGGTAATGATGTTAGAAAATTGAGAGAAAAAAATATTGATATCACTGGTTACGATCCCCATTATTTTCCTGATTATCCCCAACATAAATTCGATACAATCATTTGTTTCTATGTCTTAAATGTCTTATTTCCTGAAGATCAAGAAGATGTCATAATGGCGATCGCCCATATCCTAAAACCATCAGGGAAGGCATATTTTGCCGTGAGAAGAGACTTAAAAAAAGAAGGATATAGAACCCATTATATTCATAAAAAACCAACCTATCAAAGAATAGTAAACCTAACCTTTGAATCATTATATAAAGATGAATTTTGCGAAATATATCAATACACTCCTTACAATCAAATTAAAAGAAAAAAAGAATATTGTATATTTTGTAATCCCTATCCAAAATTAGAATTAATCACAGAATCTAATTTTAGTTATGCAATCAAAGACGGTTATCCCCTGACCAAAGGACATAGTTTAATCATCCCAAAAATACACTGCTCCAACTATTTTGAGCTACCCTTAGAGTATCAAAAAAACTGTTGGCAAATGGTCAATTTTGTTCAAAAGATACTAACAAAAGTATATAGTCCAGATGGCTTTAACATAGGTTTTAACGTTGATAAAGCAGGAGGGCAAAAAGTAATGCACACTCATATTCATATTATTCCTCGGTATCAAAAAGATAATCAAAAAATTAATAAAGGTATACGCTCCATTATCTAA
- a CDS encoding Curli production assembly/transport component CsgG (PFAM: Curli production assembly/transport component CsgG~COGs: COG1462 Uncharacterized protein involved in formation of curli polymers~InterPro IPR005534~KEGG: ana:alr3345 hypothetical protein~PFAM: Curli production assembly/transport component CsgG~SPTR: Alr3345 protein): protein MTMNKKKYSKVVPMAIASSLMGISMLTVSISPFIAAAHSKPSQNLLAQNNQERLTIAVMDFDYSSLSNARNLNLIDGAARGVSDVVVGELVDTRKYRVIERSRLDDILNEQGLADSGLVDPGTAAQIGRLLGAELIMVGSITQFDLQERGTGFGLFGFSLGNQTKKALVTLNTRVINSTTGEIVMSAEGQAEVSQVDGDVRIRGVNLGTATNNDGTLLTVATRDAIREVIQQMDSRQTELSAIGRVSPNTSGLVADVAGNSVIINRGSNHGYRNGLRLSIERVSREVTDPETGEVIRRVTDQVGVIELQDVDSSSSEGRIISGSGFRVGDIASPM, encoded by the coding sequence ATGACTATGAATAAAAAAAAATATAGTAAAGTGGTTCCCATGGCGATCGCATCTAGCCTCATGGGTATATCAATGTTAACCGTAAGTATTAGCCCATTTATTGCAGCAGCGCACAGTAAGCCCAGCCAAAACCTCCTCGCCCAAAACAATCAAGAAAGATTAACCATCGCTGTCATGGACTTTGACTATAGCAGTCTGAGTAATGCCAGAAACCTAAACCTCATCGATGGTGCCGCCAGAGGAGTAAGCGATGTAGTAGTAGGAGAATTAGTTGATACCAGAAAATATCGTGTCATTGAACGTAGTCGCCTTGATGATATTCTCAATGAACAAGGATTGGCAGACAGTGGTTTAGTAGATCCCGGTACAGCCGCCCAAATAGGGCGTTTACTAGGTGCAGAATTGATTATGGTCGGTTCCATTACCCAGTTTGACCTACAAGAAAGGGGTACAGGCTTTGGACTATTCGGCTTTAGCCTTGGTAATCAAACCAAAAAAGCCCTAGTTACTCTCAATACTCGTGTCATTAATAGTACCACAGGGGAAATTGTCATGAGTGCAGAAGGACAAGCAGAAGTTTCTCAGGTAGATGGAGATGTTAGAATCCGTGGTGTCAACCTAGGCACCGCCACCAACAATGACGGTACATTACTAACCGTCGCTACCCGTGACGCTATCCGAGAAGTAATCCAACAAATGGACTCCAGACAAACCGAATTATCCGCCATTGGCAGAGTTTCCCCCAACACCTCTGGTTTGGTGGCTGATGTGGCAGGAAATAGCGTCATTATCAACCGTGGTAGTAACCATGGTTATCGCAACGGTTTAAGGCTATCCATCGAAAGGGTATCCCGAGAAGTGACAGATCCTGAAACAGGGGAAGTTATCCGCCGAGTAACAGATCAAGTGGGAGTTATCGAGCTTCAAGATGTGGATTCAAGTTCTAGTGAAGGACGCATTATTTCTGGTTCTGGCTTCCGAGTCGGTGACATCGCCTCCCCCATGTAA